A genomic window from Providencia alcalifaciens includes:
- a CDS encoding LysR family transcriptional regulator, with amino-acid sequence MFFSRKLEAFMAVVENGSLSKAARVMNRTTPPIAKSIKDFETSLGKRLFKREKFGMTLTKDGQELYNDLRDLYLQEKEITKKHFSGYIVNEANIYYDWGKENHLINLYQAAHKNNVQVNILRFNYDEVDEIVDYDGNTLILSSELVISERFSLQKKIENAPLGIYCRKELYEKFNHDVVVLLQQSTWLCDPSFYKSSLMSDLLAKVETAESKSSIRQMDNIGCCQSFIQDGDFIGIIDHYPEDELIDRSLIYISLNGILDKSDCYIYKSKSHSSVLNRFIGVVDKLGKETA; translated from the coding sequence ATGTTCTTTTCAAGAAAATTAGAGGCGTTTATGGCAGTTGTTGAGAATGGCTCGCTAAGCAAGGCTGCAAGGGTGATGAACCGCACGACACCCCCCATCGCAAAATCCATAAAAGACTTTGAAACGAGTTTGGGTAAACGGCTTTTTAAACGAGAAAAATTTGGAATGACATTAACTAAGGATGGCCAAGAACTTTATAACGATCTTAGAGATCTCTACTTGCAGGAGAAAGAAATAACGAAAAAACATTTTTCTGGTTATATCGTCAATGAAGCTAATATTTATTATGACTGGGGGAAGGAAAATCATCTAATTAATTTATATCAAGCGGCACACAAGAATAATGTACAGGTTAATATATTAAGATTTAACTATGATGAGGTAGATGAGATTGTCGATTATGATGGGAATACTTTAATTCTAAGTTCTGAATTAGTCATTAGTGAAAGATTTTCATTGCAAAAAAAAATAGAAAATGCACCTTTAGGTATTTATTGCAGAAAAGAGTTATATGAGAAATTTAATCATGATGTTGTCGTATTACTACAGCAAAGTACTTGGCTATGCGATCCTTCATTTTATAAAAGCTCACTGATGAGTGACTTGCTCGCTAAAGTTGAAACCGCAGAGAGTAAATCCAGCATACGGCAGATGGACAATATTGGGTGTTGTCAGAGTTTCATTCAAGACGGTGATTTTATCGGGATTATTGACCACTATCCTGAGGATGAGCTGATTGATAGGTCGCTGATCTATATCTCATTAAATGGAATTTTGGATAAAAGCGACTGTTATATTTATAAATCAAAATCACATTCAAGTGTGTTAAATCGATTTATTGGGGTAGTTGATAAACTTGGAAAAGAGACTGCTTAG
- the xthA gene encoding exodeoxyribonuclease III, translating to MKFISFNINGLRARPHQLEAIIDKHQPDVIGLQETKVHDDMFPYEEVSKLGYHVYFHGQKAHYGVALLLKNEPIAVRKGFPTDDDEAQRRIIMADIQTSEGVLTVINGYFPQGESRDHPTKFPAKEKFYRDLQDYVTSTQTADSQLLIMGDMNISHTDLDIGIGEVNRKRWLKTGKCSFLPEEREWLDRLLSWGLVDTYREQHPDTTDCYSWFDYRSKGFDDNRGLRIDLLLASKKLASRCSATGIDYDIRGMEKPSDHAPVWAEFNLTK from the coding sequence ATGAAATTTATCTCGTTCAACATTAATGGTCTAAGAGCACGTCCTCATCAACTGGAAGCAATTATTGATAAGCACCAACCTGACGTCATTGGGTTACAAGAAACAAAAGTCCACGATGATATGTTCCCTTACGAGGAAGTCAGCAAATTAGGCTACCATGTTTATTTTCACGGTCAAAAAGCCCACTATGGCGTAGCATTACTCCTCAAAAATGAACCAATTGCCGTTAGGAAAGGGTTTCCAACGGATGATGATGAAGCTCAGCGCCGCATCATCATGGCTGATATTCAAACTAGCGAGGGGGTTCTGACCGTCATCAATGGCTACTTCCCTCAAGGAGAAAGCCGTGACCACCCAACCAAATTTCCAGCAAAAGAAAAATTCTATCGTGATCTGCAAGATTACGTAACATCAACGCAAACCGCAGACTCACAGTTGCTGATTATGGGCGACATGAACATCAGCCATACCGATTTAGACATTGGCATTGGCGAAGTTAACCGTAAGCGTTGGTTGAAAACAGGAAAATGCTCATTCTTACCTGAAGAGCGCGAATGGCTGGATAGACTACTAAGTTGGGGGCTTGTTGATACCTATCGTGAACAGCATCCAGATACCACCGATTGCTACTCATGGTTTGATTATCGCTCCAAAGGCTTTGACGATAATCGAGGTCTGCGTATTGACCTTCTGCTGGCGTCTAAGAAACTCGCCAGCCGTTGTAGCGCAACAGGTATTGATTACGACATCCGTGGCATGGAAAAACCGTCTGACCACGCACCAGTATGGGCTGAGTTCAACCTTACTAAGTAG
- a CDS encoding DNA topoisomerase III, producing MRLFIAEKPSLARAIADVLPKPHRKGDGFIQCGDDQMVTWCIGHLLEQAEPDAYDPRYARWNLQDLPIIPEKWQLKPRSAVTKQLNTIDKLLKQASVVVHAGDPDREGQLLVDEVLDYFKLDPEKRKSVKRCLINDLNPQAVERAIDRLRENREFIPLCVSALARARADWLYGINMTRAYTLLGQRGGYQGVLSVGRVQTPVLGLVVRRDEEIEHFVPKDFFEVKAHIVTPKDEHFVAIWQPSESCIDFQDEEGRLIHRPLAEHVVSRIEGKPAIVTQYQDKQETEIAPLPFSLSALQIEAAKKYGLSAQEVLDICQKLYETHKLITYPRSDSRYLPDEHFAGRHAVLNAIAVHQPALTEFELPELDKKNRCWDDKKVDAHHAIIPTAKTAAVRLTENESNVYQLIARQYIIQFMADAVYRKCTIDLDIENGKFNAKARFLAEAGWRVVLGGKERDAENDGMPLPIVKKGDELLCEKGEVVERQTQPPRPFTDATLLSAMTGIARFVQDKALKKVLRETDGLGTEATRAGIIDLLFKRQFLFKKGRYIHASPAGRALIHVLPDMATLPDMTAHWESRLTQISEKQTRYDDFMQPLSQTLINLIQQARQYTNLRAFRELPPVANSKGAKKGTKKASASKGKKSSPSE from the coding sequence ATGCGTTTGTTTATTGCGGAAAAGCCCAGTCTTGCACGGGCCATTGCGGATGTACTACCAAAACCTCATCGTAAAGGGGATGGTTTTATTCAATGTGGTGATGACCAGATGGTCACGTGGTGTATTGGGCATCTTTTAGAACAGGCTGAACCGGATGCTTATGATCCGCGTTATGCCCGTTGGAACTTACAAGATTTGCCAATCATCCCTGAGAAATGGCAATTGAAGCCCCGTTCCGCAGTAACCAAACAATTAAACACTATCGACAAGCTCCTTAAGCAAGCCAGCGTCGTTGTCCACGCAGGAGATCCCGATAGAGAGGGGCAACTACTGGTGGATGAGGTGCTGGATTACTTCAAGCTTGATCCCGAAAAACGCAAAAGCGTGAAGCGCTGTTTAATTAACGACTTGAACCCTCAAGCTGTTGAGCGAGCGATTGATCGTTTACGTGAAAACCGTGAATTTATTCCGTTATGTGTATCTGCATTAGCCCGCGCTCGTGCAGATTGGCTGTATGGAATCAACATGACTCGCGCCTATACCTTATTAGGACAGCGAGGTGGTTACCAAGGGGTTCTCTCTGTTGGGCGCGTACAAACTCCTGTATTGGGGTTGGTCGTTAGGCGCGACGAAGAGATAGAACACTTTGTACCCAAAGACTTTTTTGAAGTTAAAGCGCACATTGTCACGCCAAAAGATGAACACTTTGTGGCAATTTGGCAGCCAAGTGAATCTTGCATCGATTTTCAAGATGAAGAAGGGCGTTTAATTCATCGCCCATTAGCGGAACATGTGGTTTCTCGCATCGAAGGCAAGCCAGCAATTGTCACGCAATACCAAGATAAGCAGGAAACTGAGATTGCACCATTGCCATTTTCATTATCCGCCTTGCAGATTGAAGCTGCCAAAAAATACGGTTTAAGTGCCCAAGAGGTGCTGGACATTTGCCAGAAACTGTATGAAACCCATAAGCTTATCACTTACCCGCGTTCGGATAGTCGTTATCTACCGGATGAGCATTTTGCCGGGCGTCATGCGGTATTAAACGCAATTGCGGTACACCAACCCGCATTAACTGAATTTGAATTACCTGAACTGGATAAGAAAAACCGGTGTTGGGATGATAAAAAAGTGGATGCCCACCATGCCATCATTCCGACCGCTAAAACCGCCGCCGTGCGTTTAACTGAAAATGAAAGCAATGTGTACCAGTTAATTGCTCGTCAGTACATTATCCAGTTTATGGCTGATGCGGTTTACCGCAAATGTACTATTGATTTAGACATTGAAAACGGCAAATTTAATGCCAAAGCGCGTTTTCTAGCGGAAGCGGGATGGCGAGTTGTGTTAGGCGGGAAAGAGCGCGATGCGGAAAACGATGGCATGCCATTGCCTATCGTGAAAAAAGGCGATGAACTTTTGTGTGAAAAAGGGGAAGTGGTCGAACGGCAAACTCAACCACCTCGCCCATTTACCGATGCAACACTGCTGTCTGCTATGACGGGGATCGCCCGTTTTGTACAGGATAAAGCATTAAAAAAAGTATTACGTGAAACAGATGGTTTAGGTACCGAAGCGACGCGAGCGGGGATTATTGACCTACTATTTAAACGTCAATTTTTGTTTAAAAAAGGGCGCTATATTCACGCTTCACCCGCTGGGCGAGCACTGATCCATGTTTTACCCGATATGGCGACTTTGCCCGATATGACGGCTCACTGGGAATCAAGGCTAACGCAGATCAGCGAAAAGCAAACCCGTTACGATGATTTTATGCAACCGTTGAGCCAGACGTTAATTAACTTAATTCAACAAGCTCGTCAATATACAAACTTGCGCGCATTTCGTGAATTGCCTCCCGTAGCTAATAGCAAAGGGGCAAAGAAGGGCACAAAAAAAGCGAGTGCGAGTAAAGGGAAAAAATCATCACCATCAGAATAA
- the selD gene encoding selenide, water dikinase SelD, which yields MTEKIRLTQYSHGAGCGCKIAPKVLEQILHTEQAKFHDPHLLVGNETKDDAAVYDLGNGIGIISTTDFFMPIVDNPFEFGRIAATNAISDIFAMGGKPIMAIAILGWPIAKLPPEVAREVIEGGRAACADAGISLAGGHSIDSPEPIFGLAVTGVVNTDYVKKNSAASADCELFLTKPLGIGVLTTAEKKGVLAPEHAHLAAETMCQMNKFGAVVAPLDGVTAMTDVTGFGLLGHLSEICEGSGVRAQISFSKVPKLADVEKYIEAGCVPGGTQRNFDSYGHLIGPMSDLQRKLLCDPQTSGGLLIAVKSSEVAKIKEIAQQQGVLLQSVGKLLPAQNGVPLIEVID from the coding sequence ATGACAGAAAAAATTAGACTGACCCAATATAGCCACGGTGCTGGCTGCGGATGCAAAATTGCACCAAAAGTGTTAGAGCAAATTTTACATACTGAACAAGCTAAATTTCATGATCCGCACTTATTAGTAGGTAATGAAACCAAAGATGATGCCGCAGTTTATGATTTAGGTAATGGCATCGGCATTATCAGTACCACTGACTTCTTTATGCCTATCGTGGATAACCCATTTGAATTCGGACGTATTGCTGCAACGAACGCCATCAGCGATATTTTTGCGATGGGGGGTAAGCCGATTATGGCGATTGCGATCCTCGGCTGGCCTATTGCTAAATTACCACCAGAAGTGGCTCGAGAAGTCATTGAAGGAGGACGAGCTGCTTGCGCGGATGCGGGTATTTCACTGGCAGGCGGTCATTCTATCGATTCACCAGAGCCTATCTTTGGTTTAGCGGTGACAGGGGTCGTGAACACGGATTATGTGAAGAAAAACAGTGCGGCGAGCGCAGATTGCGAACTGTTCCTAACCAAACCGTTAGGTATTGGCGTGCTGACCACGGCGGAGAAAAAAGGTGTGTTAGCGCCAGAACATGCACACCTTGCTGCTGAAACCATGTGCCAAATGAACAAGTTCGGCGCGGTTGTTGCTCCTTTAGACGGCGTGACGGCAATGACGGACGTGACGGGTTTTGGTCTACTCGGGCATTTAAGTGAGATCTGTGAAGGTTCTGGTGTTCGTGCTCAGATTTCCTTTAGCAAAGTACCAAAACTTGCTGATGTCGAAAAATACATTGAAGCGGGCTGCGTACCAGGTGGAACTCAGCGCAACTTTGATAGTTATGGCCACTTAATTGGACCAATGAGTGACCTGCAGCGCAAACTGTTGTGTGATCCACAAACGTCAGGTGGGTTACTCATCGCCGTTAAATCATCGGAAGTCGCTAAAATTAAAGAGATTGCACAGCAGCAAGGTGTTTTGTTACAGTCTGTTGGAAAATTATTACCTGCACAAAACGGTGTGCCTTTAATTGAAGTGATCGATTAA
- a CDS encoding NAD(P)H nitroreductase, with translation MDALTLLLNRRSASRLTTPAPQGEQLDNILAAGMRAPDHGALKPWHFVVMQGEGIARFSQLLEKAAVEGKLGAEVEEKARNAPFRAPLIITVIAKVKDHPKVPQWEQIVAASCTVQAMQMAALAQGFGGIWRSGSWTEDAIVRDGLGCEENDHIVGFLYLGTPELKAPAKAQQPDMTGFVTYF, from the coding sequence ATGGATGCATTAACCCTTTTGTTGAACCGCCGTTCAGCTTCACGCTTAACCACTCCAGCGCCACAAGGCGAACAACTCGACAATATTCTTGCCGCAGGAATGAGAGCGCCAGACCACGGAGCATTAAAGCCATGGCACTTTGTTGTTATGCAAGGAGAAGGTATCGCTCGCTTTAGCCAACTGCTTGAAAAAGCAGCCGTAGAAGGTAAGTTAGGTGCGGAAGTTGAAGAAAAAGCGCGTAATGCACCATTTCGTGCACCATTAATCATTACAGTGATTGCGAAAGTGAAAGATCATCCCAAAGTGCCACAGTGGGAACAAATTGTTGCCGCAAGCTGCACCGTACAAGCTATGCAAATGGCTGCCTTAGCTCAAGGTTTTGGTGGTATTTGGCGTTCAGGCTCATGGACGGAAGACGCGATTGTACGTGATGGTTTAGGCTGTGAAGAAAATGACCATATCGTCGGTTTCCTTTATTTAGGTACCCCAGAATTAAAAGCACCTGCAAAAGCTCAACAACCTGATATGACAGGCTTTGTGACCTATTTCTAA
- the sppA gene encoding signal peptide peptidase SppA, with translation MRQLWDIFATVFKFSWRVINFIRQFIFNAIFFVLLFLVIGSYSLLQSDSKPEKNYFGALVVDLQGIVVDQVSSPDPFGRMSRELLGTANNLMQENSLFDIVDTIRTAADDDRITGLILRLDNMVGADQPSMAYIGKAIEEFKASGKSVYAMGDSYTQAQYYLASFADEIYLAPHGAVGIYGFSTDTLYYKSLLEKLKVSTHIFRVGTYKSAVEPMMRDNMSPEAREANLLWLNTLWDNYLGSIAENRQSKVEQIFPGADKLITQLRAVKGDTAQYALQQKLVDKIYTREQAENVFSNQFGWNKEDKTFNGISIYDYSTNIADTSNSEGNIAVIVVQGAIMDGPQTPGIAGGETLAAQIRDARLNENIKAIVLRVNSPGGSVSASDLIRSELAAARAAKKPVVVSMGGMAASGGYWISTPADYIIASPSTLTGSIGIFGVINTFENSLESIGVYTDGVSTSPLAGVSVTKGISPQFSDMMQITIENGYQTFIGLVAQSRHKTPEEIDKIAQGRVWIGKDAMKIGLVDELGDFDDAVAKAAELAKVKSVELDWMQPELSFMDQLILELTSNVQVMMPDALQTFLPPAVATDIRRQAQFFLKMNDPQNRYAFCLNCAEIN, from the coding sequence ATGCGACAACTCTGGGATATTTTTGCCACCGTTTTTAAGTTTAGCTGGCGAGTCATTAATTTCATTCGACAATTTATTTTCAACGCAATTTTCTTCGTGTTGCTATTTTTAGTGATCGGCTCTTATTCTCTCTTGCAATCTGACAGCAAGCCAGAAAAAAACTATTTTGGTGCACTGGTTGTTGATCTACAAGGTATTGTTGTTGACCAAGTCTCTTCCCCGGATCCTTTCGGGCGCATGAGTCGCGAATTGCTGGGTACCGCGAATAACTTAATGCAAGAAAACTCGCTATTCGATATCGTCGATACCATTCGTACCGCCGCTGACGATGACCGCATTACAGGTCTAATATTACGTTTAGATAATATGGTTGGTGCTGATCAACCCTCCATGGCATACATCGGTAAAGCGATTGAAGAGTTTAAAGCCTCTGGGAAGTCAGTCTATGCAATGGGCGATAGCTATACGCAAGCTCAATATTATTTAGCTAGCTTCGCAGATGAGATTTATCTCGCACCACATGGCGCCGTTGGTATTTACGGTTTCTCAACGGATACACTGTATTACAAATCTTTATTAGAAAAACTCAAAGTAAGCACCCATATTTTCCGCGTTGGTACCTACAAATCTGCGGTTGAACCGATGATGCGCGATAATATGTCACCTGAGGCCCGTGAAGCTAACCTGCTTTGGTTAAATACCTTATGGGATAATTATTTAGGATCTATCGCCGAAAATCGCCAATCTAAAGTTGAGCAAATTTTCCCGGGAGCGGATAAGCTCATTACACAACTTCGTGCCGTCAAAGGTGATACGGCGCAATATGCTTTACAACAAAAGTTAGTGGATAAGATTTACACCCGCGAACAGGCCGAAAATGTGTTCTCGAATCAGTTTGGTTGGAATAAAGAAGATAAAACATTTAATGGCATTAGCATCTATGATTACTCCACTAACATTGCAGATACGAGCAACAGCGAGGGTAATATTGCAGTTATCGTAGTGCAAGGTGCTATCATGGATGGTCCACAAACTCCAGGTATTGCCGGCGGCGAAACTCTCGCAGCTCAAATCCGTGATGCGCGTTTAAATGAAAATATTAAAGCCATCGTATTACGTGTTAATAGCCCTGGGGGAAGTGTCAGCGCTTCCGACTTGATCCGCAGTGAATTAGCTGCAGCCCGTGCTGCGAAGAAACCTGTCGTCGTATCAATGGGTGGCATGGCTGCATCAGGCGGTTACTGGATCTCAACTCCAGCAGACTACATTATTGCTAGCCCAAGTACTTTAACTGGCTCTATCGGTATTTTTGGTGTGATCAATACCTTTGAAAACTCATTAGAATCCATCGGCGTTTATACTGATGGCGTTTCGACTTCACCATTAGCCGGCGTTTCTGTCACTAAAGGGATCAGTCCTCAATTTTCCGATATGATGCAAATCACCATCGAGAATGGCTACCAAACCTTTATTGGCTTAGTCGCGCAATCTCGCCATAAAACACCGGAAGAAATCGATAAGATTGCCCAAGGTCGTGTTTGGATTGGTAAGGATGCCATGAAGATTGGTTTAGTCGATGAGCTCGGTGATTTCGATGATGCCGTCGCAAAAGCCGCGGAGTTAGCGAAAGTAAAATCTGTCGAACTGGATTGGATGCAACCGGAACTGTCCTTTATGGATCAGTTGATCCTTGAACTGACAAGTAACGTTCAAGTCATGATGCCTGATGCATTGCAAACATTCCTGCCGCCAGCGGTCGCTACTGATATTCGCCGCCAAGCTCAGTTTTTCTTAAAAATGAACGACCCACAAAATCGTTACGCATTTTGCTTAAACTGCGCGGAAATTAACTAA
- the ansA gene encoding asparaginase → MQKKSIYVVYTGGTIGMRHSPQGYIPVSGHLQTQLAQMPEFHRPEMPTFTIREHQPLIDSSDITPEDWQNIADDISENYEKYDGFVILHGTDTMAFTASALSFMFENLKKPIIVTGSQIPLEALRSDGQTNLLNALYLAANYPINEVGLFFNNKLYRGNRTVKAHADGFEAFTSPNCSPLMEAGIHIRTFNTCPAPIGIGELKTHRITPQPIGVVTLYPGLSIEIVRNILQQPVKALILRSYGVGNAPQQPELLRILREATSRGIIVVNLTQCISGRVNMEGYATGHALAESGVISGFDMTFEAALSKLHYLLSQDYTPELIRELMQNNLRGELSYADE, encoded by the coding sequence ATGCAGAAGAAATCGATTTATGTCGTTTATACGGGTGGTACCATCGGCATGCGCCATTCCCCTCAGGGCTATATTCCTGTTTCCGGTCACCTACAGACGCAATTGGCTCAAATGCCTGAGTTTCATCGTCCTGAAATGCCAACATTTACTATTCGTGAACACCAGCCGTTAATCGATTCTTCGGACATTACACCGGAAGATTGGCAAAATATCGCTGATGATATCAGTGAAAATTACGAGAAATATGATGGTTTTGTGATCCTGCATGGCACTGACACCATGGCATTTACCGCTTCTGCACTCTCCTTTATGTTTGAAAACTTGAAGAAGCCGATCATTGTGACAGGGTCACAGATTCCATTAGAAGCCTTACGTTCGGATGGGCAAACCAACCTGCTTAATGCGCTCTATTTAGCGGCAAACTACCCGATCAACGAAGTAGGTTTATTCTTCAATAACAAACTGTATCGCGGTAACCGCACAGTGAAAGCCCATGCCGATGGTTTTGAAGCTTTCACCTCCCCAAATTGTTCCCCACTGATGGAAGCCGGCATTCATATTCGTACTTTCAATACCTGCCCTGCACCGATTGGTATTGGCGAATTAAAAACACATCGCATTACCCCGCAGCCCATAGGGGTTGTCACGCTCTATCCCGGGTTATCGATTGAAATCGTGCGGAATATTCTCCAGCAACCGGTTAAAGCTCTCATCTTGCGCTCTTACGGTGTCGGTAATGCTCCACAACAGCCCGAGCTTTTACGCATCCTCCGTGAAGCGACTTCTCGAGGCATTATTGTCGTTAACCTCACTCAATGTATTTCTGGGCGCGTAAATATGGAAGGTTACGCCACAGGACACGCATTGGCAGAATCTGGGGTGATCAGTGGTTTTGATATGACTTTTGAAGCAGCATTGAGTAAATTACATTACTTACTAAGCCAAGATTATACTCCAGAGCTTATTCGAGAATTAATGCAAAATAACCTGCGTGGTGAATTAAGCTATGCCGACGAATAA
- the pncA gene encoding bifunctional nicotinamidase/pyrazinamidase, which translates to MKSALLLVDLQNDFCTGGALAVKQSEQVIETANHIIEQCQKQGITVIASQDWHPENHLSFAVNSDQPVGTLGELNGLPQVWWPVHCVQDSHGADFHPELNRQAIQKIFTKGENPQVDSYSAFFDNDRVSQTELHAWLQQQQVNHLIIMGIATDYCVKFTVLDALRLGYRVDVLTDGCRGVNLDPEDSQKAFAEMQGAGAKLVTLPL; encoded by the coding sequence ATGAAATCAGCGTTACTGTTAGTCGACTTACAAAATGATTTTTGTACTGGTGGTGCTCTCGCTGTAAAACAAAGCGAACAAGTTATTGAAACTGCAAACCACATTATTGAACAGTGCCAGAAACAGGGGATCACGGTGATTGCCAGCCAAGATTGGCATCCAGAAAACCATCTCAGTTTTGCCGTGAACTCTGACCAACCTGTTGGTACCCTTGGTGAACTTAATGGGTTGCCACAGGTCTGGTGGCCAGTTCACTGCGTACAAGACTCCCATGGCGCTGATTTCCATCCAGAGCTTAATCGCCAAGCCATTCAAAAGATATTTACCAAAGGTGAAAATCCACAGGTAGATAGCTACAGTGCCTTTTTTGATAATGACCGAGTCAGTCAAACTGAACTGCATGCATGGCTTCAGCAGCAGCAAGTTAACCATTTAATTATTATGGGTATTGCGACTGACTATTGTGTGAAGTTTACTGTACTGGACGCGCTAAGATTGGGCTACCGTGTTGATGTGCTAACGGATGGGTGTCGTGGCGTTAACTTAGACCCTGAAGATAGCCAGAAGGCTTTCGCGGAAATGCAGGGTGCCGGTGCTAAGTTAGTGACATTGCCACTCTAG
- a CDS encoding YeaC family protein, translating into MDAQQIEQLLSAMNPEIYQRLVTAVELGKWPDGVALTPEQKENTLQMVMLWQSRHNHDAEHMTVGTDGQITMKSKQELKALFQGERLATLKPQENDE; encoded by the coding sequence ATGGATGCACAACAAATAGAACAATTACTGTCTGCCATGAACCCTGAAATTTACCAGCGTTTAGTGACAGCAGTGGAGTTAGGTAAATGGCCAGATGGTGTAGCATTAACACCAGAACAGAAAGAAAATACCTTGCAGATGGTGATGTTATGGCAGTCTCGCCATAATCATGATGCGGAGCATATGACGGTCGGCACTGACGGTCAAATCACCATGAAGAGCAAACAAGAATTAAAAGCGCTTTTTCAAGGGGAGCGGTTAGCGACGTTGAAACCGCAAGAAAACGACGAATAA
- the msrB gene encoding peptide-methionine (R)-S-oxide reductase MsrB — MSNKDKQAVDLSKLNQVQLYVTQHAGTEPPFSGQLLHNRKDGVYECLCCGTPLFLSETKFDAGCGWPSFFQPIDESLIKFIEDFSHGMHRIEVRCGNCNAHLGHVFPDGPLPTGQRYCINSASLSFTDDQTGEKTVG, encoded by the coding sequence ATGTCGAATAAAGATAAGCAAGCTGTTGATTTATCAAAACTTAACCAAGTCCAGCTGTATGTTACACAACACGCTGGCACAGAGCCCCCTTTTAGTGGCCAATTATTGCATAACCGTAAAGATGGCGTGTATGAATGTCTCTGTTGTGGAACCCCTTTATTCCTTTCTGAGACCAAATTTGATGCAGGCTGCGGATGGCCGAGTTTCTTTCAACCAATTGATGAAAGTTTGATAAAATTTATTGAAGATTTCTCTCATGGAATGCATCGTATTGAAGTTCGCTGTGGGAATTGCAATGCGCACCTTGGACATGTATTTCCTGATGGCCCACTACCAACTGGACAGCGTTACTGCATAAATTCAGCATCCCTAAGCTTTACGGATGACCAAACGGGTGAAAAGACCGTGGGGTAA
- the gapA gene encoding glyceraldehyde-3-phosphate dehydrogenase has product MTIKVGINGFGRIGRIVFRAAQERSDIEIVAINDLLDAEYMAYMLKYDSTHGRFNGTVEVKDGHLVVNGKKIRVTAEKDPANLKWNEVGVDVVAEATGIFLTDETARKHIQAGAKKVVLTGPSKDDTPMFVMGVNHKAYAGQEIVSNASCTTNCLAPLAKVINDKFGIVEGLMTTVHATTATQKTVDGPSHKDWRGGRGASQNIIPSSTGAAKAVGKVIPELNGKLTGMSFRVPTPNVSVVDLTARLAKPATYAQICDAIKEAAEGELKGVLGYTEDDVVSTDFNGEKLTSVFDAKAGIALNDNFVKLVSWYDNETGYSNKVLDLIAHISK; this is encoded by the coding sequence ATGACTATCAAAGTAGGTATTAATGGTTTTGGTCGTATCGGCCGTATCGTTTTCCGTGCTGCACAAGAACGTTCTGACATCGAAATCGTTGCTATCAACGACCTGCTCGATGCAGAGTACATGGCATACATGTTGAAATACGACTCAACTCATGGTCGTTTCAACGGTACTGTTGAAGTTAAAGATGGTCACTTAGTTGTTAACGGTAAAAAAATCCGTGTTACAGCAGAGAAAGATCCTGCGAACCTGAAATGGAACGAAGTCGGTGTTGATGTTGTTGCTGAAGCAACAGGTATCTTCCTGACTGACGAGACTGCTCGTAAACACATCCAAGCAGGCGCGAAGAAAGTTGTGTTAACTGGTCCTTCTAAAGATGACACTCCAATGTTCGTTATGGGCGTTAACCACAAAGCTTACGCAGGTCAAGAAATCGTTTCTAACGCATCTTGCACAACTAACTGCTTAGCTCCACTGGCTAAAGTTATCAACGACAAATTTGGTATCGTTGAAGGTCTGATGACCACTGTTCACGCAACGACAGCAACACAAAAAACTGTTGATGGTCCATCTCACAAAGACTGGCGTGGTGGTCGTGGTGCTTCTCAGAACATCATCCCATCTTCAACTGGTGCTGCTAAAGCTGTAGGTAAAGTTATTCCTGAGCTGAACGGTAAACTGACTGGTATGTCTTTCCGTGTTCCAACTCCTAACGTTTCTGTTGTTGACCTGACTGCACGTTTGGCAAAACCAGCAACTTACGCACAAATCTGTGACGCTATCAAAGAAGCTGCAGAAGGCGAACTGAAAGGCGTTCTGGGTTACACTGAAGACGACGTTGTATCTACCGATTTCAACGGCGAAAAACTGACTTCAGTATTCGATGCTAAAGCAGGTATCGCTCTGAACGACAACTTTGTGAAACTGGTTTCTTGGTATGACAACGAAACTGGTTACTCTAACAAAGTTCTAGACCTGATCGCTCACATCTCTAAATAA